The genome window AAAACACCTGAgcccacaacaccagagccAACAACATCAGTGCCTACAACAACACAACCCACAACATCAGTGCCTACAACACCACAGCCCACAACACCACAGCCTACAACACCTGACACCACAGAAACCACAGCAGCAGCCCCGCCTCCAGACACAACAGCTTTTCCTACCACCGGATTTCCCATATCATCTACTGATCAACCGACAACACAAGAGCCAACAACGCTtgagcctacaacacctgagccCACAACATCTAAGCCTACCACACCTGAGCCCAAAACgtcagagcctacaacaccagagcctacaacaccaagGCCCACAACACAAGAGCCCACATCGCCagaacctacaacaccagagcacACAACATCAGTGCCTACAACATTAGTGTCTACAACAACACAACCCACAACACCACAACCTACAACACCTGACGtcacaacaccagagcctacaacaccagaaccGACAACACCACAGCCTACAACTCCTTCGGTCACAGAAACCACAGCAGCAGCCCCTCCTCCGGATATAACAGCTTCTTCTACCACTGAAATACCCATATCATCTACTGATGAACCGACAACACCAGAGGTTACAACTCCTGAGCCCACAACACCAGAGGCTACAACACCAGAACCTACAACAGCTGAACTTACAACACCAGAGCCAACAACGCCTTCGTCCACAACACCagaacctacaacaccagaacATACAACAGCAGATCTCTCAACACCAGTGCCCACgacaccagagcctacaacacaagaaactacaacacctgagcctacaacaccagagcctacacctgagcccacaacaccagaacctacaacaacacagcctacaacaccagagccaaCAACACCAAAGCCTACAAcgccagagcctacaacaccagagcccacaacaccacagcccacaacaccagagcctacgACACCAGAGATCATAACACCAGAACCCACAATAATGaggcctacaacaccagagcctacaacaccagaaccCACAACGCCacagcctacaacaccagaactttcaacaccagagcctacaacatcACAGCCCACAACACAagaacctacaacaccagaacctacaacacccgagcctacaacaccagagccaaCAACGCCTTCGCCCACAACACCAGAACCTACAACGCCAGAACCCACAACACCACAGCCTACATCACTacagcctacaacaccagagccctCAACACCTCAGCCCACAACACCagaacctacaacaccagagcctacaacaccagagctTACAACACCTGAgcccacaacaccagagcctacaacaacACAGCCTACAACACCAAAGCCAACAACACCAAAGCCTACAACGCCAAAGCCGACAACACCAGAGCCGACAACACCCGAGCcgacaacaccagagcctacaatgccagagcctacaacaccagagcctacaacaccagagcccaCTACATCTGAGCCCACAAAACCAGAgcccacaacaccagagcctacaacgACAAaacctacaacaccagagcccaCTACACCAACACCTGAGGTCACAGAAACCACAGCAGCAGCCCCGCCTCCAGACACAACAGCTTTTCCTACCACCGGATTTCCCATATCATCTACTGATCAACCGACAACCCAAGAGGCAACAACGCTTGAGGCTACAACACTTGAgcccacaacaccagagcctacaacacctgagcccacaacaccagagcctacaacacctgagccTACAACTCCAGAGCCAACAACACCAGAgcccacaacaccagagcctacaacaacacagcctacaacaccagagccaaCAACACCAAAGCCTACAACGCCAGAGCcgacaacaccagagcctacaacaacagagcctacaacaccagagcctacaacacctgagcccacaacaccagagcctacaacacctgtGCTTTCAACACCAAAGCCTACAACACCaaagcctacaacaccagagcccaCAACACCAGACTCCACAACACCAAAACCTACAACACAAGAACCTACAACATCtgagcctacaacacctgagcctacaacacctgagcctacaacacctgagccGACAACACCAGAACCTACAACACCTGGGCTTACAACACCACAGCCCACTACACCAGAAGCTACAACACCACAGCTTACAACACCAGAGACAACAACGCCTGAGCTTACAACACCACAGCCCACGACACCAGAagctacaacaccagagcctacaacaccagaaccCACAACACCCGAGCCTAAAACAACAGAGGCTAAAACACCTGAgcccacaacaccagagccAACAACATCAGTGCCTACAACAACACAACCCACAACATCAGTGCCTACAACACCACAGCCCACAACACCACAGCCTACAACACCTGACACCACAGAAACCACAGCAGCAGCCCCGCCTCCAGACACAACAGCTTTTCCTACCACCGGATTTCCCATATCATCTACTGATCAACCGACAACACAAGAGCCAACAACGCTtgagcctacaacacctgagccCACAACATCTAAGCCTACCACACCTGAGCCCAAAACgtcagagcctacaacaccaagGCCCACAACACAAGAGCCCACATCGCCagaacctacaacaccagagcacACAACATCAGTGCCTACAACATTAGTGTCTACAACAACACAACCCACAACACCACAACCTACAACACCTGACGtcacaacaccagagcctacaacaccagaaccGACAACACCACAGCCTACAACTCCTTCGGTCACAGAAACCACAGCAGCAGCCCCTCCTCCGGATATAACAGCTTCTTCTACCACTGAAATACCCATATCATCTACTGATGAACCGACAACACCAGAGGTTACAACTCCTGAGCCCACAACACCAGAGGCTACAACACCAGAACCTACAACAGCTGAACTTACAACACCTGAGCCAACAACGCCTTCGCCCACAACACCAGAACATACAACAGCAGATCTCTCAACACCAGTGCCCACgacaccagagcctacaacacaagaaactacaacacctgagcctacaacaccagagcctacatcagagcccacaacaccagaacctacaacaccagaccctacaacaccagaggctacaacaccagagcctacaacaccaaaGCCTTCAACATCAGACGCTACAACAACCCAGGCTACAACACCAGAACCAACCACACTAGAAGCTACAACACAAGAGCCTACAGCAGAGCCCACAACACCagaacctacaacaccagagcccacaacaccagagcccACAACACCGGAGCCTACAACaacagagcctacaacaccaaaGCCTACAACACCTGAAGCTACAACActagagcctacaacaccagagcctacaacaccaaaGCCGACAACACCAGAGCCAACAACACCAGAACCTACAACGCCAGAGCcaacaacaccagagcctacaacacctgaAGCTACAACACtagagcctacaacacctgagccCACAACACCTGACCCTACAGCAGCGGAACCTACAACACCTGAACATACAACACCAGAACCTACAAAACCAGAGGCTACCCCGGAGCCGACAACACTAGAACCTACAACACCTGAGCCGCCAACACCTGAGCGGCCAACACTTGAGCCTACAACTCCAGAGCCTACAACATCAGAGCCAACAACACCTGAGCCTACAGCAGCagaacctacaacaccagaacctACAATAGCAGAGCTTACAACACCTAAGCCTACAACACCTGAGCTCACAACACCAAAACCTACAACACCTGAACCTACATCACCAGAAACTACAACACCTGAGCCTACAACATCACAGCTTACAACATCACAGCCAACAACACctgagcctacaacaccagaacctACAACACCTCAGCGTACAGCATCAAAGCCTACCCtggagcctacaacaccagaacctACAAAACCAGAGTCCACAACAGCGcaacctacaacaccagagcctacaactGCAGAGCTTACAACACCTAAgcctacaacacctgagccCAAAACACCAGAACCTACAACACCTgaacctacaacaccagaacctacaacaccagagGCTACCCCGGAGCCTACAACATTAGAGTCTACAACACCTGAGCCGCCACCTGAGCCTACAActccagagcctacaacacctgagcctacaacaccagagcctacaacaactgagcctacaacaccagagcctacaacactagagcccacaacaccagagcctacaacacaaGAGCCTACAGCAGAGCCCACAAccccagagcctacaacactagagcccacaacaccagagcctacaacacaaGAGCCTACAGCAGAGCCCACAACCCCAGAACCTTCAACACCAGAGCGCACAACACTGGAGGCTACAACACCAGAACCTACAACACAAGAACCCAAAACGTCAGAAtctacaacaccagagcctacaacacctgtacacacaacaccggagcctacaacaccagagcctacaacaccagagcctacaacactaGAACCCACAACACCAGAATCTACAACACAAGAGCATACAGCAGAgcccacaacaccagagcctacaacaccagagcccaCAACACTGAAGGCTACAACACCAGAACCTACAACACCAGGACCCACAACGTCAGAATCTACAataccagagcctacaacacctgaACACACAACACCAGAGCCCACAACACCAGTACCTACAACAACTGAGCCTACAGCATCAAAGCCTACCTCGGAGTCTACAACACCAGAACTTACAACACCAGAGCCCACAACAGCGCAACCTACAACACTAGAGCCTACAGCAGCGgaacctacaacaccagaacctACAACAGCAGAGCTTACAACACCTAAGCCTACAACACCTGAGCTTACAACACCAGAACCTACAACACCTAAACCTACAGCACCagaacctacaacaccagagGCTACCCCGgagcctacaacacctgagccTACAGCAGCAGAACCTACAACATTAGAACCTACAACATCAGAGCCTACAACTCCtaagcctacaacaccagagcctacaacaccagaacctacaacaccagagcctacaacacctgaacttacaacaccagagcctacaacactaGAGtccacaacaccagagcctacaacacaaGAGCCTTTAGCAGAGCCCACAACACCAGAACCTACAACACCACAGCCCACAACACTGGAGGCTACAACACCagaacctacaacaccagaaccCACAACGTCAGAATCAACAACACCAGAGCCCACAACACCTGAACACACAACACcggagcctacaacaccagatcCTACAACACCTGAGCCTACAACATCAGAACCAACAACACTAGAGCCCACAACACTAGAgcccacaacaccagagcccACAACACCAGAACCTACATCACCTGAGCCTACAGCATCAAAGCCTACCCcggagcctacaacaccagaacctacaacaccagagcccaCAACAGCGCAACCTACAACACTAGAGCCTACAGCAGCGgaacctacaacaccagaacctACAACAGCAGAGCTTACAACACCTAAGCCTATAACACCTGAGCCCACAACACCAGAACCTACAACACCTgaacctacaacaccagaacctacaacaccagagcctacaacatcAGAGCCTACAACATCACAgcctacaacacctgagcctacaacaccagagcctacaacacctgagccCACAACACCTGAGCCTAAAGCAGCGGAACCTACAACACCTgaacctacaacaccagaacctACACCACCAGAGGCTACCCCGGAGCCTACAACACTAGAACCTACAACACGTGAGCCGCCAACACCTGAGCCGACAACACCTGAGCCTACAActccagagcctacaacacccgAGCCTACAACatcagagcctacaacacctgagcctacaacaccagagtCTACAATAActgagcctacaacaccagagcctacatCACCAGAGCTTACAACACCAGAATCTACGACACCAGGTCTTACAACACCAGAGGCTACAACACTAGAGCCCACAACACCTGAGCCTACAACTCCACAGCCTACAACACCAAAACCTACAACTTCagaacctacaacaccagaaccCACAACACCAGAACCTACAACACAAGAACCTACAAcgccagagcctacaacaccggAGCTTAAAACACCAGAGGCAACAACACCCGAGCGTACAACACCAGAACCCACAGCCCCAGAGTCTACAACAACaaagcctacaacaccagagccaaCAACACCAAAGCCTACAACGCTAGAGTCGATAACACCAGAGACAACAACACCTGAGCCGACAACAGCAGAACATACAACACCTAAGCCTACAACACCTGAGTTTACAACCTTAGAAcccacaacaccagagcctacaatACCAGAACCTACAACTCCAGGGCCCACAACACCTGAAcccacaacaccagagcctacaacaccagtagctacaacaccagaacctacaacatcagagcctacaacaccagaagCTACAACACTAGAGCCTACCACACCTGAGCCTACAACACCTGGACCCACAACACCAGAACCAACAACACCAGAACCAACAACACCCGAACCAAGTATGTTCTGCTTGATGTTGTGAAAATGCTTTTTTATTCTAATATTGTAATTTATGAGTATGTTAAGATTCAAGACGGTCCGTTAGGCTTTGTGTCAGCCTTACGGTCGTGgtgtacatttgttttgggCTTGAAATTGAACGAGAAGTGACTTAGATAGGAACAAATCTAACCTTACGATCCTGGTAGAATGGGTCCTTGGCTCGAAAACCTACTAAATTATGTCATAAGATATATTATTCCCCTGGAATACGTCCTAAGTTGTGTGACAGAAGCATTTgtattcatgcatgtatttatttatttatttattaatttttaatttttttatttatttatttattattttaattggtgttaAATCACGTGGTAGGAAACGTGCTTACCTGGGAAACGTGATGAGCTATGTGGTAGGATGCATTATTATAGGGTGAAAGGTACGTTATTTGGTAAGATGCCAGCAGAAAAAACGTTATTGGGAAGGAGACATTTTAGCAGGAACACATGCTAAGGATATGGTAGGATGGAATAAGTGCAGCAAAACGTACGAAGTTATAAAAAGTTTGCAATATTTTCCACGAACATACCAAATTGTGTGGTACTGGATACAATAATAGCTATTTTTTTTAGCAGGAAATCATACGAACTTATGTGGTATAATGTCTTACTAGCAAGAAATCGTACTGTTTCGTGTTAGGATGTATTAGGAGAAATCGTGCCGTGGCATTAGATGGAAAACCTTGAATGGAGACAACCATTAAAACgttttatggttttaaaacaggTAATGGGGATCTGTCAAATGCCCAGCAGGTGGAGTTGGACGTCATTTTGTTGACGTcatatgttcctttcccagctcatcatgatgacgtcacatcaaaGACAGTACGATGTTATAATAGAAACTGGTACATTGTGCCATTGTCGACTTTGCGCTACAATCCACTTTGACATAACAATGGCTCAAGGTCCCGCTTCACACTAGCGCGacctcacgggattaaaaaatatgccaccttCCCATTAAAATTTAATAACACTTACGGCAATAAAGTCACGCGAACATGTTCACACATACAGAGAAATTCAGTAGAAAACTAAGAAGAAATTcaggaaaaaataaacaaaattcattTGCTGCAAACATACTTAACCCCCTACTTTCAGTGGGGAGTAGGTCATTCTCGGAGGAGCTGACTGTAGCGACGGGGCACAGCAGGTTTTACCTATCCGTCCAGATTGGTCTCTCTGCGCATACTATGTGGTAAGGCGCGAATGTCAGCCATTGCTGATCTTATGTGTAAGCGGAAATGCGCTTGGACATTCCGCGCTTTCAAATTCTGAACCATTCCAtaagtaaatgtcacatacataCTGCTTTGACACTGATCAAAATTCTTGCTGAAGCTACCATCAAGGCAAGCAAGGAATTTATACCAAAACTTGAAAAACATGGCCGTGTCAGACACAGGGCTTAGCGTAAGATCCATCGCAATTTATTGGTTCGAAACTCCACTATTCGTCTATATGCTAAGAATGATACCGCATCAACCTGGTTTGAATGTTTCAGTCTCAGCTGTGGAATGCCCAGCATTCGGATTTGAGTATAAGGCCGATCCAAATGATTGCCAGGTGTACCATATCTGCTCCACCGGCTCTGCTACGAAGTTGTCGTGCCCAGAGTACACAGTGTTCAATGACGTGACGAGTAGGTGTGATTCGCCCGAAAATGTGATGTCATGCGGTAAGTTCCAAattcttttcaaaatgtttcagtggtgcatgacccaggagcctctcaccaatgcggtcgctgtgagttcaagtccagctcatgctggcttcctctccgaccgtaagtgggaaggtctgccagaaacctacGAATGGTCTTGTGTTTCTcctgggccctgcccggtttcctccgactatTATTTTGACCGCCgttggataagtgaaatattcgtgagtacggcgtaaaataccaatcaaat of Liolophura sinensis isolate JHLJ2023 chromosome 13, CUHK_Ljap_v2, whole genome shotgun sequence contains these proteins:
- the LOC135480124 gene encoding mucin-2-like, with translation MAFVGVLLVLVSAALQSTDAQITCSEQFGKEEDPNDCYSFYQCTFWYPSAQPEKCPSGYGFDSDTRQCEVGACATGTTEAALEICQSGDFFVSRGDPNDCFSYYFCYFGIQDHLQCPANTAFNLQRKNCDVASYEACAAQLTTPEPTTPGHTTPEPTTPEPTTPEPTTPEPTTTEPTTPKPTTPEATTLEPTTPEPTTPEPTTPEPTTPEPTTPEPTTPEPTTPEPTTPEPTTTQPTTPEPTTPKPTTPEPTTPEPTTPKPTTTEPTTPTPTTLEPTTPKPTTPSPTTPEPTTPEPTAPEPTTPEPTTPEPTTPEPTTPQPTTPEPTTPEIITPEPTTMRPTTPEPTTPEPTTPQPTTPELSTPEPTTSQPTTQEPTTPEPTTPEPTTPEPTTPSPTTPEPTTPEPTTPQPTSLQPTTPEPSTPQPTTPEPTTPEPTTPELTTPEPTTPEPTTTQPTTPKPTTPKPTTPKPTTPEPTTPEPTTPEPTMPEPTTPEPTTPEPTTSEPTKPEPTTPEPTTTKPTTPEPTTPTPEVTETTAAAPPPDTTAFPTTGFPISSTDQPTTQEAKTLEATTLEPTTPEPTTPEPTTPEPTTPEPTTPEPTTPEPTTPEPTTTQPTTPEPTTPKPTTPEPTTPEPTTTEPTTPEPTTPEPTTPEPTTPVLSTPKPTTPKPTTPEPTTPDSTTPKPTTQEPTTSEPTTPEPTTPEPTTPEPTTPEPTTPELTTPQPTTPEATTPQPTTPETTTPELTTPQPTTPEATTPEPTTPEPTTPEPKTTEAKTPEPTTPEPTTSVPTTTQPTTSVPTTPQPTTPQPTTPDTTETTAAAPPPDTTAFPTTGFPISSTDQPTTQEPTTLEPTTPEPTTSKPTTPEPKTSEPTTPEPTTPRPTTQEPTSPEPTTPEHTTSVPTTLVSTTTQPTTPQPTTPDVTTPEPTTPEPTTPQPTTPSVTETTAAAPPPDITASSTTEIPISSTDEPTTPEVTTPEPTTPEATTPEPTTAELTTPEPTTPSSTTPEPTTPEHTTADLSTPVPTTPEPTTQETTTPEPTTPEPTPEPTTPEPTTTQPTTPEPTTPKPTTPEPTTPEPTTPQPTTPEPTTPEIITPEPTIMRPTTPEPTTPEPTTPQPTTPELSTPEPTTSQPTTQEPTTPEPTTPEPTTPEPTTPSPTTPEPTTPEPTTPQPTSLQPTTPEPSTPQPTTPEPTTPEPTTPELTTPEPTTPEPTTTQPTTPKPTTPKPTTPKPTTPEPTTPEPTTPEPTMPEPTTPEPTTPEPTTSEPTKPEPTTPEPTTTKPTTPEPTTPTPEVTETTAAAPPPDTTAFPTTGFPISSTDQPTTQEATTLEATTLEPTTPEPTTPEPTTPEPTTPEPTTPEPTTPEPTTPEPTTTQPTTPEPTTPKPTTPEPTTPEPTTTEPTTPEPTTPEPTTPEPTTPVLSTPKPTTPKPTTPEPTTPDSTTPKPTTQEPTTSEPTTPEPTTPEPTTPEPTTPEPTTPGLTTPQPTTPEATTPQLTTPETTTPELTTPQPTTPEATTPEPTTPEPTTPEPKTTEAKTPEPTTPEPTTSVPTTTQPTTSVPTTPQPTTPQPTTPDTTETTAAAPPPDTTAFPTTGFPISSTDQPTTQEPTTLEPTTPEPTTSKPTTPEPKTSEPTTPRPTTQEPTSPEPTTPEHTTSVPTTLVSTTTQPTTPQPTTPDVTTPEPTTPEPTTPQPTTPSVTETTAAAPPPDITASSTTEIPISSTDEPTTPEVTTPEPTTPEATTPEPTTAELTTPEPTTPSPTTPEHTTADLSTPVPTTPEPTTQETTTPEPTTPEPTSEPTTPEPTTPDPTTPEATTPEPTTPKPSTSDATTTQATTPEPTTLEATTQEPTAEPTTPEPTTPEPTTPEPTTPEPTTTEPTTPKPTTPEATTLEPTTPEPTTPKPTTPEPTTPEPTTPEPTTPEPTTPEATTLEPTTPEPTTPDPTAAEPTTPEHTTPEPTKPEATPEPTTLEPTTPEPPTPERPTLEPTTPEPTTSEPTTPEPTAAEPTTPEPTIAELTTPKPTTPELTTPKPTTPEPTSPETTTPEPTTSQLTTSQPTTPEPTTPEPTTPQRTASKPTLEPTTPEPTKPESTTAQPTTPEPTTAELTTPKPTTPEPKTPEPTTPEPTTPEPTTPEATPEPTTLESTTPEPPPEPTTPEPTTPEPTTPEPTTTEPTTPEPTTLEPTTPEPTTQEPTAEPTTPEPTTLEPTTPEPTTQEPTAEPTTPEPSTPERTTLEATTPEPTTQEPKTSESTTPEPTTPVHTTPEPTTPEPTTPEPTTLEPTTPESTTQEHTAEPTTPEPTTPEPTTLKATTPEPTTPGPTTSESTIPEPTTPEHTTPEPTTPVPTTTEPTASKPTSESTTPELTTPEPTTAQPTTLEPTAAEPTTPEPTTAELTTPKPTTPELTTPEPTTPKPTAPEPTTPEATPEPTTPEPTAAEPTTLEPTTSEPTTPKPTTPEPTTPEPTTPEPTTPELTTPEPTTLESTTPEPTTQEPLAEPTTPEPTTPQPTTLEATTPEPTTPEPTTSESTTPEPTTPEHTTPEPTTPDPTTPEPTTSEPTTLEPTTLEPTTPEPTTPEPTSPEPTASKPTPEPTTPEPTTPEPTTAQPTTLEPTAAEPTTPEPTTAELTTPKPITPEPTTPEPTTPEPTTPEPTTPEPTTSEPTTSQPTTPEPTTPEPTTPEPTTPEPKAAEPTTPEPTTPEPTPPEATPEPTTLEPTTREPPTPEPTTPEPTTPEPTTPEPTTSEPTTPEPTTPESTITEPTTPEPTSPELTTPESTTPGLTTPEATTLEPTTPEPTTPQPTTPKPTTSEPTTPEPTTPEPTTQEPTTPEPTTPELKTPEATTPERTTPEPTAPESTTTKPTTPEPTTPKPTTLESITPETTTPEPTTAEHTTPKPTTPEFTTLEPTTPEPTIPEPTTPGPTTPEPTTPEPTTPVATTPEPTTSEPTTPEATTLEPTTPEPTTPGPTTPEPTTPEPTTPEPISAVECPAFGFEYKADPNDCQVYHICSTGSATKLSCPEYTVFNDVTSRCDSPENVMSCEFPCNENSRYPDVFDCRMYYICFLGQAIHATCPADWKFSNEFNDCAPPQFVPECQEPTTPEPTTPEPTTPEPTTPEPTTLEPTTPQPTTPEPTTPEPTTPEPTTPEPTTPEPPTPEPTTLEPTTPEPTTPEPTTPQPTTPEPTTLESTTPEPTTLEPTTPEPTTPEPTTPQPTTPEPTTREPTTPESTTPEPTIPEPTTLEPTTPEPTTPEPTTPEPTTPEPTAPEPTTPEPTTPEPTTPEPTTPEPTTPEPTTPEPTSPEPTTPEPTTPEPTTPEPTTPEPTTPEPTSPEPTTPEPTTPEPTTPEPTTPEPTTPEPTTPEPTTPEPTTPEPTTPEPTTPEPTTSEPTTPEPTTPEPTTPEPTTPEPTTPEPTTPEPTTPEPTTPEPTTPEPTTPELTTPEPTTSELTTPELTTPEPTTPEPTTPEPTTPEPTTPEPTTPEPTTPEPTAPEPTTPEPTTPDLGVPCTFGATRGHESACNMYYVCVQDNWRAMTCQAGLVWDDSRNEPGCYEPTGPSCLQQPTTTEAPTTPEATVPCTFGATRGHESVCNKYYVCFRDDWLEMSCQAGLVWDDSRNEPGCYEPTGPSCLQQPTTTEAPTTPEAAVPCTFGATRGHESVCNKYYVCFRDDWIEMFCQAGLVWDDSRNEPGCYEPTGPSCL